The following are from one region of the Paenibacillus sabinae T27 genome:
- a CDS encoding MBL fold metallo-hydrolase, with translation MTHHYQQLSPHVIIMHAEHETDRPILAAIAGERRTLLMDAGNSPEHAKLFRSELKRRGVRLPEIMALTHWHWDHTFGMQAWGLPAAAHKETARALSSLRGLDWSDGCLLNLISDGIISEESAADIRKEFGDHRDIRITQPDILFQDRIEFDLGGVVCELVHVGGDHSADSCILHVREDRVLFLGDALGPSVYGGPRKYTSAAFLKLLSTAYGYNADWYVESHGVPMSGEEFRSDLAGWEMLARAVERFGHNREQVIREMKAILQLDELPKDLLQGLDYFMAGAEPV, from the coding sequence ATGACGCACCATTATCAACAGTTAAGCCCGCATGTCATCATTATGCATGCTGAGCATGAAACGGACCGTCCCATCCTTGCGGCCATTGCAGGAGAGCGGCGAACGCTGCTCATGGACGCCGGCAATTCGCCGGAGCATGCGAAGCTGTTCCGCAGTGAGCTAAAGCGGCGCGGGGTCCGCCTGCCGGAAATAATGGCGCTGACCCACTGGCACTGGGATCATACCTTCGGCATGCAGGCCTGGGGGCTTCCGGCAGCGGCCCATAAGGAAACCGCCCGGGCGCTGTCTTCGCTTCGGGGGCTGGACTGGTCGGACGGCTGCCTCCTGAACTTGATTTCGGATGGAATCATCAGCGAAGAGAGCGCCGCCGATATCCGCAAGGAGTTCGGCGACCATCGTGATATCCGCATCACCCAGCCGGATATTCTGTTTCAGGACCGGATCGAGTTTGATCTCGGCGGCGTGGTCTGCGAATTGGTGCATGTGGGAGGAGACCATTCCGCCGACAGCTGTATTTTGCATGTCCGGGAGGACCGGGTGCTGTTTCTGGGCGATGCGCTTGGACCTTCCGTCTACGGCGGTCCGCGAAAGTATACCAGCGCTGCCTTTTTGAAGCTGCTGTCTACGGCATATGGGTATAACGCGGACTGGTACGTGGAATCGCATGGCGTTCCGATGAGCGGGGAAGAGTTCCGCAGCGATCTGGCGGGTTGGGAGATGCTGGCCCGGGCCGTGGAACGGTTCGGCCATAACCGGGAACAGGTGATCCGGGAAATGAAGGCTATATTGCAGCTGGATGAGCTGCCTAAAGATTTGCTTCAGGGTCTGGATTATTTCATGGCAGGCGCGGAGCCGGTGTGA
- the sdhB gene encoding succinate dehydrogenase iron-sulfur subunit, translating to MAEPAAASKNVKFIITRQDDPQSAPYTEEFDLPYRPGMNVISALMEIQRNPVNAKGDTTVPVCWESNCLEEVCGACSMVINGKPRQACAALIDNLEQPIRVEPMSTFPVVRDLVIDRTRMFNALKKVKAWIPIDGTYDLGPGPRMAEKKRQWAYELSKCMTCGVCLEACPNVNSKTDFIGPAAISQVRLFNAHPTGEMNADERLEALMTDGGIEGCGNSQNCVRACPKGIPLTTSIAEINKQTTKHMFKRWLGV from the coding sequence ATGGCGGAACCAGCGGCAGCTTCCAAAAACGTGAAATTTATCATCACCCGCCAGGACGATCCGCAGAGCGCACCCTACACGGAGGAATTCGATCTTCCCTACCGTCCGGGGATGAACGTCATCAGCGCCCTGATGGAAATTCAGCGCAATCCGGTCAACGCCAAGGGCGACACCACGGTTCCCGTCTGCTGGGAATCGAACTGTCTGGAGGAGGTGTGCGGCGCCTGCTCCATGGTCATCAATGGCAAGCCGCGCCAGGCCTGCGCCGCCCTTATCGATAATCTGGAGCAGCCAATACGCGTCGAACCAATGAGCACCTTCCCCGTCGTGCGTGACCTCGTTATCGACCGGACCCGGATGTTCAATGCGCTGAAAAAGGTTAAAGCCTGGATTCCGATCGACGGAACGTACGATCTCGGTCCGGGACCGCGCATGGCCGAGAAAAAGCGCCAATGGGCTTACGAGCTGTCCAAATGCATGACCTGCGGCGTCTGCCTGGAGGCTTGCCCGAACGTTAACAGCAAGACCGATTTTATCGGCCCGGCGGCCATCTCCCAGGTCCGCCTGTTCAACGCCCACCCGACGGGCGAGATGAACGCCGACGAACGGCTGGAGGCGCTGATGACGGATGGGGGCATTGAGGGCTGCGGCAACTCGCAGAACTGCGTTCGCGCCTGCCCGAAAGGCATTCCGCTGACGACCTCCATCGCCGAAATCAACAAGCAGACAACCAAGCATATGTTCAAGCGGTGGCTGGGCGTCTAG
- the sdhA gene encoding succinate dehydrogenase flavoprotein subunit: protein MATADIIIVGGGLAGLMATIKAAEAGVHVHLFSLVPVKRSHSVCAQGGINGAVNTKGEGDSPWVHFDDTVYGGDFLANQPPVKAMCEAAPGIIHLMDRMGVMFNRTPEGLLDFRRFGGTKHHRTAFAGATTGQQLLYALDEQVRRWEVEGFVTKHENWEFLSAVIDDEGVCRGIAAQDLRSMSIETFPADAVILASGGPGIIFGKTTNSVINTGTAASAVYQQGVHYANGEFIQIHPTAIPGDDKLRLMSESARGEGGRIWTYKDGKPWYFLEEKYPAYGNLVPRDIATREIFNVCVDQGLGINGENMVYLDLSHKDPKELDVKLGGIIEIYEKFMGDDPRKIPMKIFPAVHYSMGGMWVDYNQMTNIPGLFAAGECEYQYHGANRLGANSLVSAIFGGMVSGPKAVEYIKGLKKSVQDVPASVFDSYRRVQQDKYESLLGMSGTENAYVLHKELGEWMTANMTVVRHNVKLEATIGKIKELKERYRGINMSDTSRWNNQGVAFTRQLWNMLELAEAMTLGALLRNESRGAHYKPEFPKRNDEEFLKTTKASWTPDGPSISYEDVDVSLIPPRVRDYSKDK, encoded by the coding sequence ATGGCAACAGCCGATATCATTATCGTAGGCGGCGGTCTGGCCGGCCTGATGGCTACCATCAAGGCGGCGGAAGCCGGCGTTCATGTGCATCTGTTCTCACTTGTTCCCGTCAAAAGATCGCACTCAGTCTGCGCGCAAGGCGGCATCAACGGCGCCGTCAACACGAAGGGCGAGGGCGACTCGCCTTGGGTGCATTTTGACGATACCGTATACGGCGGGGATTTTCTCGCCAATCAGCCTCCGGTCAAGGCGATGTGCGAGGCGGCTCCGGGCATCATCCACCTCATGGACCGGATGGGCGTCATGTTCAACCGCACGCCGGAAGGGTTGCTCGACTTCCGCCGGTTCGGCGGAACGAAGCATCATCGGACGGCTTTTGCGGGCGCGACGACCGGGCAGCAGCTTCTGTACGCGCTCGATGAGCAGGTGCGGCGCTGGGAGGTCGAAGGCTTCGTGACGAAGCATGAGAATTGGGAATTCCTCTCCGCCGTGATCGACGACGAAGGCGTCTGCCGCGGCATCGCGGCTCAGGATTTGCGCTCGATGTCGATCGAGACGTTCCCGGCGGATGCGGTCATTCTGGCGAGCGGCGGTCCCGGCATTATTTTCGGCAAGACGACCAACTCGGTTATCAACACGGGCACGGCCGCAAGCGCCGTGTACCAGCAGGGCGTACATTACGCGAACGGGGAGTTCATCCAGATCCATCCGACGGCTATTCCGGGCGACGACAAGCTGCGGCTGATGAGTGAATCGGCGCGCGGCGAAGGCGGACGCATCTGGACCTACAAGGACGGCAAACCGTGGTACTTCCTTGAGGAAAAATATCCGGCCTACGGCAACCTGGTGCCGCGCGATATTGCCACCCGAGAGATTTTCAACGTCTGTGTCGATCAGGGGCTTGGCATTAACGGCGAGAACATGGTCTATCTGGACCTTTCGCATAAAGATCCGAAGGAGCTGGACGTCAAGCTCGGGGGCATCATCGAGATTTATGAGAAATTCATGGGCGACGATCCGCGTAAAATCCCCATGAAAATCTTCCCGGCAGTCCATTATTCCATGGGCGGCATGTGGGTCGATTACAATCAGATGACGAATATTCCCGGCCTGTTTGCGGCGGGCGAATGCGAGTACCAATACCACGGCGCGAACCGGCTCGGCGCGAACTCGCTCGTGTCGGCCATCTTCGGCGGCATGGTGTCGGGGCCAAAGGCCGTAGAATATATCAAGGGGCTGAAAAAATCGGTGCAGGACGTCCCCGCTTCCGTATTCGACAGCTACCGGCGCGTGCAGCAGGACAAATACGAATCGCTGCTCGGCATGAGCGGAACGGAGAACGCGTATGTCCTCCATAAAGAGCTTGGCGAGTGGATGACCGCCAACATGACGGTGGTCCGTCATAACGTGAAGCTTGAGGCGACCATAGGCAAAATCAAGGAACTGAAGGAGCGCTACCGGGGCATCAACATGAGCGATACCTCGCGCTGGAACAATCAGGGCGTGGCGTTTACCCGGCAGCTGTGGAACATGCTGGAGCTGGCAGAGGCGATGACGCTCGGCGCGCTGCTCCGCAACGAAAGCCGGGGCGCGCATTACAAGCCGGAGTTTCCTAAGCGCAACGACGAGGAGTTCCTAAAGACGACGAAGGCGTCCTGGACGCCGGACGGCCCGTCCATCTCGTACGAAGACGTGGATGTATCGCTGATTCCTCCGCGGGTCCGCGACTACTCCAAGGACAAATAA
- a CDS encoding succinate dehydrogenase cytochrome b558 subunit translates to MRGFYSRKIHSLLGVIPLAFFFIEHMLTNFSAVEGGSEGFKDSVLWLNSLPLVFFLELLFIWLPLLYHGVYGLYIAYQSKPNLNRYNLERNWRYTLQRITGIVTFIFVIWHLYETRVQVALGNVTHEELGGVMHDIVTQPWWLAFYIVGIVAACFHFANGLWSFLVSWGITVGPRSQRVSSYLCMGLFVLVTFMFLLSLVTFRDSDFKTAEAIVQTANTVIQ, encoded by the coding sequence ATGAGAGGCTTTTATTCCAGAAAAATTCATTCCTTGCTCGGTGTTATCCCGCTGGCATTCTTCTTCATCGAGCACATGCTGACGAATTTCTCGGCGGTGGAGGGGGGCTCTGAGGGTTTTAAAGACAGTGTGCTGTGGCTGAACAGCCTGCCGCTTGTCTTCTTCCTGGAATTATTGTTCATCTGGCTTCCCCTGCTGTACCATGGCGTCTACGGGCTGTATATCGCCTACCAGTCCAAGCCGAACCTGAACCGCTACAATCTGGAACGCAACTGGCGCTATACGCTTCAGCGGATCACCGGCATCGTCACCTTTATTTTTGTCATCTGGCATTTGTACGAAACCCGGGTGCAGGTGGCGCTTGGCAACGTTACGCATGAAGAGCTTGGCGGCGTGATGCATGATATCGTTACCCAGCCTTGGTGGCTTGCTTTTTATATCGTCGGCATTGTCGCGGCCTGCTTTCATTTCGCCAACGGGCTGTGGTCCTTCCTCGTCAGCTGGGGCATCACAGTGGGTCCCCGTTCGCAGCGGGTATCGTCCTATTTGTGCATGGGCTTGTTCGTTCTGGTGACGTTCATGTTCCTGCTGTCGCTGGTCACGTTCCGTGACAGCGATTTCAAAACAGCTGAGGCTATTGTCCAAACTGCAAATACTGTCATCCAATAA
- a CDS encoding LysR family transcriptional regulator, translated as MFDDLDIFAAVVEQSSLNRASRQLNLSQPALSRKISKLEERLGVTLFNRHGKRLELTEVGRLTYTYALEQRQQRAKFLEAIARFKQGEPLSVALGASLTTLQTTLPPLVNAYMEKYPAAELKLITGKTHEIVTSVREGRSEVGIIASATDEPGLRCIPLFEDQLRLVVAGHHPIAGLSRLEMEHLNGLPMILFSKGTWYRRMTDDLFQRSGVQPDIRMEIDSFEAIIRLLPTIKAAALLPNSYLRPELLSGGGLASLHIKELELTQRTTCLIYRDTGDLSAAARSLVQVTEEVFRAGRPAAL; from the coding sequence ATGTTTGATGACCTTGATATTTTTGCGGCGGTTGTAGAACAATCAAGCCTGAACCGGGCATCCCGTCAGCTAAATTTGTCACAGCCCGCCCTGTCACGCAAAATCTCCAAGCTGGAGGAACGGCTGGGCGTCACGCTGTTCAACCGCCATGGCAAAAGGCTTGAGCTGACCGAGGTCGGACGACTCACTTACACCTATGCCCTGGAGCAGCGGCAGCAGCGCGCCAAATTCCTGGAGGCGATCGCAAGGTTCAAACAGGGCGAGCCGCTGTCTGTTGCGCTTGGCGCCAGCCTGACTACGCTGCAGACTACGCTGCCGCCGCTCGTCAATGCATACATGGAAAAATACCCGGCTGCCGAGCTGAAGCTCATTACGGGCAAGACGCATGAGATCGTCACTTCCGTCCGCGAAGGACGGTCCGAGGTCGGCATCATCGCTTCCGCCACCGACGAGCCCGGCTTGCGCTGCATCCCGCTGTTCGAGGATCAGCTGCGGCTCGTCGTCGCCGGACATCATCCGATCGCCGGGCTGTCCCGGCTGGAGATGGAGCATTTGAACGGGCTGCCGATGATCCTGTTCTCCAAGGGAACGTGGTACCGGCGCATGACGGACGACCTGTTCCAGCGCAGCGGCGTTCAGCCCGATATCCGCATGGAGATTGACTCTTTTGAGGCCATTATCCGGCTGCTCCCGACGATCAAGGCGGCGGCGCTGCTCCCCAATTCCTATCTTCGGCCGGAGCTGCTGTCGGGAGGGGGGCTGGCTTCCCTGCACATCAAAGAGCTGGAGCTGACTCAGCGGACCACCTGTCTGATCTACCGTGACACCGGTGATTTGAGCGCCGCGGCTCGCAGTCTGGTTCAGGTGACGGAAGAGGTGTTCCGGGCGGGGCGACCCGCTGCTCTTTAA
- the thrS gene encoding threonine--tRNA ligase has translation MEIKVTLPDGAIRRYPQSTTIEQVAESISTGLKKQAVAGLLNGKPADLSEPIDQDSLLRLVMADSTEGLEIYRHTAAHIMAQAIKRIYGPQAVKLGIGPVIEDGFYYDIDIEKPLTDGDLAAIEQEMENVIKEDLPIVRRVVSRGEAVRIFEEKEEPLKLELIADLPQDAVISIYEQGEFSDLCRGPHLPSTGRIKAFKLLSVAGAYWRGDSGNKMLQRIYGTAFPKKPQLDEHLLFLEEAKKRDHRKLGKELELFMFSEEAPGMPFYLPNGMTIRNELENFARELQRQRGYNEVRTPLMMNNRLWEQSGHWDHYKDNMYFTNVDEIKYALKPMNCPGHMLVYKNNLHSYRELPIRLAEFGQVHRHELSGALGGMMRVRTFCQDDAHLFVLPEQIEEEIGRVIEMIDHIYQVFGFQYTVELSTRPEDSMGSEELWNEAEQALRQCLEASGIPYRLNEGDGAFYGPKIDFHILDALKRSWQCGTIQLDFQMPEKFDLSYIGEDSQKHRPVVIHRAVYGSLDRFIGIITEHYAGAFPLWLAPVQAKILPVSEKFNGYAFEVKKSLEDAGIRAGMDLRDEKLGYKIREAQLQKTPYMLILGENEQSSGNVSVRKRGEGDLGSRSLTELIGQMTEEIRAKR, from the coding sequence ATGGAAATCAAAGTAACTTTACCAGATGGCGCAATTAGGAGGTACCCGCAAAGCACGACAATTGAACAAGTGGCGGAGTCCATCAGTACGGGACTGAAAAAACAGGCCGTAGCAGGATTGCTCAACGGGAAGCCGGCGGATCTGAGTGAACCGATCGATCAGGACAGCCTCCTGCGGCTGGTTATGGCGGACAGCACAGAAGGACTGGAAATCTACAGACACACCGCGGCGCATATTATGGCCCAGGCCATTAAACGCATATACGGCCCCCAAGCGGTCAAGCTCGGTATCGGGCCGGTGATCGAAGACGGATTCTATTACGACATTGATATAGAGAAGCCGCTGACTGACGGTGATCTTGCGGCAATCGAGCAAGAGATGGAGAACGTGATCAAGGAGGATCTCCCCATCGTCCGCCGGGTTGTCAGCCGAGGCGAAGCCGTTCGCATCTTCGAGGAGAAGGAAGAGCCGCTCAAGCTGGAGCTGATCGCGGATCTGCCCCAGGATGCTGTTATCAGCATCTACGAGCAGGGCGAATTCTCCGATCTGTGCCGCGGGCCCCATCTTCCATCGACAGGCCGTATCAAGGCATTCAAGCTGCTAAGCGTGGCGGGGGCTTACTGGCGGGGAGACTCCGGCAATAAGATGCTTCAGCGCATTTACGGAACCGCGTTTCCGAAAAAGCCGCAGCTGGATGAACATCTGCTTTTTCTGGAAGAAGCCAAAAAACGCGACCACCGCAAGCTCGGCAAGGAGCTCGAACTGTTCATGTTCTCCGAGGAAGCGCCGGGAATGCCTTTTTATCTGCCGAACGGGATGACGATTCGTAACGAGCTGGAGAATTTTGCGCGGGAACTTCAGAGACAGCGGGGCTATAACGAAGTGCGTACGCCGCTGATGATGAATAACCGGCTGTGGGAGCAGTCCGGGCATTGGGATCACTACAAGGACAATATGTACTTCACCAATGTGGACGAAATAAAATATGCCCTTAAACCGATGAACTGCCCGGGCCATATGCTTGTCTACAAGAATAATCTGCATTCCTACCGGGAGCTGCCCATCCGGTTGGCGGAATTCGGACAGGTACACCGCCACGAGCTATCCGGAGCGCTGGGCGGGATGATGCGGGTCCGCACCTTCTGCCAGGATGACGCGCACCTGTTCGTGCTGCCGGAGCAGATCGAGGAAGAGATTGGCCGCGTCATAGAAATGATCGACCATATTTACCAGGTCTTCGGCTTCCAGTACACTGTCGAGCTGTCGACGCGGCCGGAAGATTCCATGGGCTCCGAAGAGCTGTGGAACGAAGCGGAACAGGCTTTGCGACAGTGTCTGGAGGCCAGCGGCATTCCATACCGCCTGAATGAAGGAGACGGAGCGTTCTACGGTCCGAAGATCGATTTTCATATCCTCGACGCTCTGAAACGAAGCTGGCAGTGCGGGACCATACAGTTGGATTTCCAGATGCCCGAGAAATTCGATCTCTCCTATATCGGTGAAGATAGCCAGAAACATCGTCCGGTCGTCATCCACCGCGCCGTGTACGGTTCGCTTGACCGGTTCATCGGAATTATCACCGAGCATTATGCAGGTGCTTTCCCGCTCTGGCTTGCGCCGGTTCAGGCGAAGATTCTGCCCGTTTCGGAGAAGTTTAACGGATACGCCTTCGAGGTGAAAAAATCGCTGGAAGACGCCGGTATCCGCGCCGGCATGGACCTTAGAGACGAGAAGCTGGGCTACAAAATCCGCGAAGCCCAGCTGCAAAAAACGCCGTATATGCTCATTCTCGGTGAGAACGAGCAGTCCTCCGGCAATGTGTCCGTGAGAAAACGGGGCGAAGGCGATCTCGGTTCCCGAAGCCTGACGGAGCTGATCGGGCAGATGACCGAAGAAATCCGCGCCAAACGATAA
- a CDS encoding potassium channel family protein, whose product MKAQQFVVIGLGRFGASLALELMEKGYEVLGIDHNEERVEEMTDKLTHAVMADATDEGVMRSLGVRNLDCGIVAIGDNMERSILTAILLKELGVKMVVAKAISILHGRALEKLGVDRVIFPERDMGIRVAHQLVTPHLLDYIELSKDYKIVELTVPSCMDGKSLAEINTRAKYGCSIIALNREGGVIVAPTAHDYLYAGDIMVVIGSNESIDQFEEEAVNREEAEA is encoded by the coding sequence ATGAAAGCACAGCAGTTTGTCGTGATCGGCCTGGGCCGCTTCGGCGCGAGTCTTGCGCTTGAGCTGATGGAGAAGGGATATGAGGTGCTCGGCATCGACCATAACGAGGAACGGGTGGAGGAAATGACAGACAAGCTTACCCATGCCGTTATGGCGGATGCCACGGATGAAGGCGTCATGCGGTCGCTTGGCGTACGGAACCTGGACTGCGGCATCGTCGCGATTGGGGACAATATGGAGCGGAGTATCCTTACCGCTATTCTTTTGAAGGAATTGGGCGTCAAAATGGTCGTGGCCAAGGCGATTTCGATCCTGCACGGCCGCGCTTTGGAGAAGCTGGGGGTGGACCGGGTTATTTTTCCGGAGCGGGATATGGGGATACGCGTGGCGCATCAGCTGGTGACGCCGCATCTGCTCGATTACATCGAGCTGTCCAAGGATTACAAAATCGTCGAGCTGACCGTTCCGTCCTGCATGGACGGCAAGAGCCTCGCCGAGATCAACACCCGGGCGAAATACGGCTGCAGCATTATCGCATTGAACCGCGAAGGCGGGGTTATCGTCGCTCCGACGGCGCATGATTACCTGTATGCGGGCGACATCATGGTGGTCATCGGCTCCAACGAGAGCATCGACCAATTTGAAGAGGAAGCGGTGAACCGCGAGGAAGCCGAGGCCTGA
- a CDS encoding TrkH family potassium uptake protein produces the protein MALQLSKVSEFRWLKLSPPQILVIGFAVIILIGALLLMLPVSHAAGEPIGFLDALFTSTSATCVTGLVVKDTGTFFTTFGQIVIMLLIQVGGLGFMSMATLFALVFRRRISLRERLVLQEAMNQSSMEGIVRLIRSVLIYSLVIEACGALLLTIRWAFDMPLGRAVFFGIFHAVSMFNNAGFDLFGGYRSLTGYAGDPVVNIVVMFLIVSGGIGFIVMSDIMDYRRKRKLSLHSKVVLSMTAALIVIGAVVLFVFEFTNPRTLGSLGWGGKIWSSLFQSVTPRTAGANTLDMTGLRQASQFFIVILMFIGASPGSTGGGIKTTTFTIMIGAVIAMLRGREDIVLFRCRLAQERVFKALTITLLALLLIVAVSMVLSTTEDTSFLKVLFETTSAFATVGLSLGLTPELSAAGKILICLTMFAGRLGVLTLAYALGPKKGKELYRYPEGKMIIG, from the coding sequence ATGGCCTTACAACTATCAAAGGTTTCGGAATTTCGCTGGCTGAAGCTGTCGCCGCCCCAAATTCTGGTGATCGGGTTTGCCGTTATTATTTTGATCGGGGCATTGCTGCTGATGCTGCCGGTATCGCATGCCGCCGGGGAGCCAATCGGTTTTTTGGACGCGCTGTTTACGTCTACGTCGGCCACCTGCGTGACGGGACTCGTTGTAAAAGACACCGGCACGTTCTTCACGACCTTTGGCCAGATCGTCATCATGCTGCTGATCCAGGTCGGCGGCCTTGGATTCATGTCAATGGCGACCTTGTTCGCCCTGGTGTTCCGGCGCCGTATTTCGCTGCGGGAGCGGCTCGTGCTTCAGGAAGCGATGAACCAGAGCTCCATGGAAGGCATCGTTCGGCTGATTCGCAGCGTCCTGATCTATTCGCTGGTCATTGAAGCCTGCGGCGCGCTCTTACTTACGATCCGCTGGGCCTTTGATATGCCGCTGGGACGGGCTGTTTTTTTCGGGATATTCCATGCTGTTTCGATGTTTAACAATGCCGGATTCGATCTGTTCGGCGGGTACCGCAGCCTGACCGGCTACGCGGGCGATCCGGTTGTCAATATCGTGGTGATGTTTCTGATCGTCTCCGGCGGCATCGGTTTTATCGTAATGTCCGATATTATGGATTACCGGCGCAAACGCAAGCTTTCGCTACACAGCAAGGTTGTGCTGTCGATGACGGCCGCACTGATCGTGATCGGTGCCGTTGTTCTTTTTGTCTTCGAGTTTACGAATCCGAGGACCCTGGGTTCCCTGGGCTGGGGCGGCAAAATATGGTCTTCCCTCTTTCAATCCGTAACCCCGCGCACGGCAGGCGCCAACACGCTGGATATGACGGGCCTTAGGCAGGCCTCGCAGTTTTTTATCGTGATCCTGATGTTTATCGGGGCTTCTCCGGGCTCCACCGGGGGCGGCATCAAGACGACGACCTTTACCATCATGATTGGAGCGGTTATCGCGATGCTGCGCGGACGGGAAGATATCGTGCTGTTCCGCTGCCGCCTGGCTCAAGAACGGGTGTTCAAGGCGCTGACCATTACGCTGCTGGCTCTGCTGCTGATCGTCGCCGTCTCCATGGTGCTCTCCACCACGGAAGATACGTCTTTTTTGAAAGTGCTGTTTGAGACGACATCCGCTTTTGCCACGGTGGGGCTCAGTCTCGGACTGACACCGGAATTGTCCGCGGCGGGCAAAATCCTCATCTGTCTTACCATGTTCGCTGGCAGGCTGGGCGTATTGACGCTGGCTTATGCACTCGGGCCGAAGAAGGGTAAGGAATTATATCGCTACCCGGAAGGCAAAATGATTATCGGATAA
- a CDS encoding CPBP family intramembrane glutamic endopeptidase, with protein sequence MNPVGQPLQQRPISRTLMISGLIGLILFVLFQIVPSLTQEDFAGESAISKSEAREQAALFAAKQLGYIPEPGDHWIVTYKSDSSFYGYMSRESLLDDYSKRKLDRLYPFDTFHASLDSQDDKWANLAVDLNMYTGAPAGFTRVPAGTGEKGNGTEAALTGKDETADIISESSLSPQQKERLAEPWLKKWGADPSRLERNSSSTGSYGLIYTDHSVKVGEASLRYAFKFTAGEVSVFRPGFSAPEWHTAYVESQTSAATRYTLFGYGLPTFALGVLALIYSILRRQHTSFARGAFLSAAHFAIMMISTYNMLPETAGTGAEDRITSVVMFVIYTLYSLLMSALLYFSLVGGNGLWRKEEGLNPWPRAKEPGYGKYVMDSVYAGYIWAFVLLGVQTIMFIILQYTLHNWSTTDPSQSPYNMRYAWLLPIVAWLAGLSEEAVYRLFGIRMLKKIVRSTLLASLITTVIWAFGHTLYPIYPISSRPIELTVIGLLFSYIFLRFGFIAVMFSHVVFDSILMGATLIFMREPVNVAAGFITIAMPFVVGYIVYRFNPPGRERKPQFLDLGPGPGPGSGPGPEPGTIV encoded by the coding sequence ATGAATCCCGTAGGCCAACCTTTACAACAGCGGCCCATCTCCCGAACACTCATGATCTCAGGCCTGATCGGTCTGATTTTGTTTGTCTTGTTCCAGATTGTTCCATCCCTTACCCAGGAAGACTTCGCCGGCGAATCGGCGATCAGCAAATCGGAGGCCCGTGAGCAGGCGGCTCTTTTTGCGGCCAAACAGCTCGGATACATACCGGAACCCGGCGACCATTGGATCGTCACTTATAAGTCGGATTCCTCTTTTTACGGCTACATGTCAAGGGAAAGCCTCTTGGACGATTACAGTAAAAGAAAGCTGGACCGTCTCTATCCCTTCGATACCTTTCATGCTTCCCTCGATTCCCAGGATGATAAATGGGCGAACCTGGCCGTCGATCTGAATATGTATACCGGCGCGCCTGCCGGCTTCACCCGAGTTCCCGCCGGAACCGGAGAGAAGGGAAACGGGACCGAAGCCGCATTGACCGGCAAAGATGAGACCGCAGATATCATCAGCGAGTCTTCATTGAGCCCGCAGCAGAAGGAACGGCTGGCGGAGCCTTGGTTGAAAAAATGGGGAGCCGACCCTTCGCGGCTGGAGCGGAATTCTTCTTCTACAGGCAGCTACGGCCTGATCTATACCGATCATTCGGTAAAAGTTGGCGAAGCTTCGCTGCGCTATGCCTTCAAGTTCACCGCTGGCGAAGTGTCCGTCTTCAGGCCCGGATTCTCCGCTCCGGAGTGGCATACGGCCTACGTGGAATCGCAGACTTCTGCGGCGACCCGGTACACGCTGTTCGGCTACGGGCTGCCTACCTTCGCCCTCGGCGTCCTGGCGCTGATCTACAGCATACTCCGCCGGCAGCATACTTCATTTGCGCGCGGCGCCTTTTTGAGCGCAGCCCACTTTGCCATTATGATGATCAGCACGTACAATATGCTCCCCGAAACGGCGGGAACCGGCGCGGAGGACCGGATTACGTCCGTTGTCATGTTCGTCATTTATACGCTGTACAGTCTGCTGATGTCGGCGCTGCTTTACTTCTCTCTGGTCGGCGGAAACGGCCTTTGGAGGAAAGAGGAAGGGCTGAACCCCTGGCCGCGGGCGAAGGAGCCGGGCTACGGCAAATACGTCATGGACAGCGTCTACGCTGGGTATATTTGGGCATTCGTGCTGCTCGGCGTGCAGACGATAATGTTCATTATTTTGCAGTACACGCTGCATAACTGGTCGACGACGGACCCTTCCCAATCGCCCTACAATATGCGCTATGCCTGGCTGCTGCCAATTGTCGCTTGGTTGGCCGGACTTTCCGAAGAGGCGGTTTACCGGCTGTTCGGCATCCGGATGCTCAAAAAAATCGTGCGCAGCACTCTGCTAGCCAGCCTGATTACGACCGTCATCTGGGCGTTCGGGCACACACTCTATCCGATTTATCCGATCAGTTCCCGGCCGATTGAGCTGACGGTGATCGGGCTGTTGTTCAGTTATATTTTCCTGCGTTTCGGCTTCATTGCCGTCATGTTCAGCCATGTCGTCTTCGACAGCATTCTGATGGGCGCCACCCTGATCTTCATGCGGGAGCCTGTGAATGTAGCCGCGGGATTCATTACGATCGCGATGCCGTTTGTCGTCGGCTACATCGTCTATCGCTTCAACCCGCCGGGGCGGGAGCGCAAGCCGCAGTTCCTTGATCTCGGGCCAGGACCCGGGCCGGGTTCCGGACCGGGCCCAGAGCCTGGGACGATCGTGTAG